One genomic segment of Candidatus Methanosuratincola sp. includes these proteins:
- a CDS encoding chemotaxis protein CheW → MNSGRSEVQAITFQLGKETYGIDVHQIKEIIKVRDYVRVPNSPEYVEGVINLRGLITPIVNLRTIFGMEDKDFDENSRIIMVELDSDVIGLIVDSVVGVITVPSNEIIKSPSLTNNESNTFISGIIRTESQLIILINVITLLKEKYSGTKKPDRMAELIKQ, encoded by the coding sequence ATGAACTCGGGCAGATCTGAAGTGCAGGCAATAACTTTCCAGTTGGGTAAGGAAACTTACGGCATTGACGTTCACCAGATCAAGGAAATAATTAAGGTCAGGGATTACGTAAGGGTGCCTAACTCGCCTGAGTACGTCGAAGGGGTAATAAATCTCAGGGGACTGATCACCCCTATCGTAAATCTCAGGACGATCTTCGGCATGGAGGACAAGGATTTCGACGAGAACTCGAGAATAATAATGGTTGAGTTAGACTCCGACGTCATTGGCTTGATTGTTGACAGTGTTGTTGGTGTGATAACTGTGCCTTCCAATGAGATAATAAAGTCACCGTCCCTGACCAACAACGAGTCTAACACCTTCATATCTGGGATCATCAGAACCGAGAGCCAGCTGATCATACTGATAAACGTTATAACACTCCTAAAAGAGAAGTATTCTGGCACAAAGAAGCCGGACAGGATGGCAGAGCTGATTAAGCAATGA
- a CDS encoding response regulator yields MRVLIADDSAFMRSYISNIVRSTIDCEVFEASDGEDAVYKYKICLPDIVLIDLNMPKKGGMEAIAEIRKMGDPKVIVVTAIDQDWARKDALKKGVSGFITKPFKPDEIRRVLLMTLAAQNMR; encoded by the coding sequence ATGAGGGTCCTAATAGCGGACGACTCGGCATTCATGAGAAGTTACATCTCCAATATCGTCAGGTCTACAATTGACTGCGAGGTATTCGAGGCCTCGGACGGAGAGGATGCCGTCTATAAGTACAAGATCTGCCTTCCTGATATTGTATTAATAGACCTGAATATGCCGAAGAAGGGCGGTATGGAGGCAATTGCCGAGATCCGGAAGATGGGAGACCCAAAGGTGATAGTCGTCACCGCAATTGACCAGGATTGGGCAAGGAAAGACGCCTTGAAAAAGGGCGTATCGGGATTCATTACCAAACCTTTCAAGCCGGATGAGATCAGAAGGGTGCTGCTGATGACTTTGGCTGCACAGAATATGAGGTAG